In a single window of the Bacteroidia bacterium genome:
- a CDS encoding purine-nucleoside phosphorylase produces the protein MLNKIRNTAKFLNERTKFRPEAGIILGTGLGGLAREIQAEHVIPYSSIPDFPLSTVEGHSGKLIFGTVEGCRVVAMQGRFHYYEGYSMEQVVFPVRVMKMLGIKQLYVSNASGGVNPKFRIGDLMIITDHLNLFPENPLRGKNYPELGPRFPDMSEPYDKDLIHAAKNIAKKNKIRVQSGVYAGLPGPTLETPAEYAWMRKIGADTVGMSTVPEVIAARHMDIPTFAISIITDLGVPGKIVKVTHEEIQAVAEKAEPKMTLILKELISSE, from the coding sequence ATGCTGAATAAGATCCGAAACACTGCGAAATTTCTGAACGAGAGAACAAAGTTCAGGCCAGAGGCGGGTATCATTCTGGGAACGGGACTGGGTGGGCTCGCCCGGGAAATCCAGGCTGAACATGTTATACCCTATTCTTCCATTCCCGACTTCCCGTTAAGCACGGTAGAAGGACACAGCGGTAAGCTGATTTTCGGAACTGTTGAAGGATGCAGGGTGGTGGCAATGCAGGGTCGGTTTCATTATTACGAGGGGTATTCGATGGAGCAGGTTGTTTTTCCGGTACGGGTGATGAAGATGCTCGGAATCAAGCAGCTTTATGTTTCCAATGCAAGCGGAGGCGTAAATCCGAAATTCAGAATCGGTGATCTGATGATTATTACCGATCACCTGAATCTGTTTCCGGAAAACCCGTTACGCGGTAAAAATTATCCGGAGCTGGGTCCGCGTTTCCCTGACATGAGTGAGCCCTATGATAAGGACCTTATCCATGCGGCGAAGAACATTGCAAAAAAGAATAAGATCAGGGTACAATCAGGAGTCTATGCGGGATTACCCGGACCCACACTTGAAACACCGGCGGAATATGCCTGGATGCGCAAGATCGGTGCAGACACAGTAGGGATGAGTACAGTGCCGGAGGTCATCGCGGCGCGTCACATGGACATTCCAACTTTTGCAATCTCCATTATTACTGACCTCGGCGTTCCGGGAAAGATTGTAAAGGTTACACATGAAGAGATCCAGGCAGTGGCCGAAAAAGCCGAACCGAAAATGACACTCATCCTGAAAGAGCTGATTAGTTCCGAATGA
- a CDS encoding choice-of-anchor B family protein: MRKTLLLSSLLLLCVMSPAQVSQNVTLLSNWFNPSTPAEPTYHIKYNGIWGWADPQDNKEYAIIGSSEGVYFIDVSVPTAPVVRDYVPGRRNNCIWREIKTYQNYCYMVSDDAAPNSLQIVDMSSLPDSVTIIRDDNTIIERSHTIWVDGNKLYCGIPKGPSVGGSSKLAVFSLANPGTPVLLRKIEQDHPGADQSHDMFVRNDTVYASMSYSGLFIYKWTGTNFQQINSLTTYPSQGYNHSTSLTPDGKTLIMLDEVPTGLPCKSVDVTNLTNISVLTTFRSTTTSTATPHNPFVVNNNRVVIAYYQDGVQIFDISNPSNPVRTGYYDTNPTNCPSCPNPNYSGCWGAYVDLPSGIVIASDMQNGLFVLDANGALVTDEESEVMASHPSLYPNPARHKTTLSVSLKKDADAVVCVTDLYGKTLLHIQHHFTAGGNTLEIDTKQLSAGIYFVKVSGEGFSSTGKLVVE, from the coding sequence ATGAGAAAAACCCTACTCCTTTCATCCCTACTCTTACTGTGTGTTATGAGTCCGGCACAGGTTTCACAGAACGTTACGTTGCTGTCTAACTGGTTCAACCCGAGCACTCCTGCAGAACCAACCTATCATATTAAATACAATGGTATATGGGGTTGGGCGGATCCTCAGGATAACAAAGAATACGCGATTATTGGTTCAAGTGAAGGAGTATATTTTATTGATGTGTCTGTTCCTACTGCTCCGGTAGTCAGGGATTATGTACCGGGCCGCAGAAATAACTGTATCTGGAGGGAAATCAAAACATATCAGAATTACTGTTATATGGTCAGTGACGATGCGGCACCCAACAGCCTTCAGATCGTTGACATGAGTTCACTTCCAGACAGTGTCACCATCATCCGCGACGATAACACCATCATTGAGCGTTCGCACACGATCTGGGTTGACGGCAATAAACTCTATTGCGGCATTCCGAAAGGACCCTCTGTAGGAGGATCATCCAAGCTTGCCGTATTTTCTCTTGCCAACCCCGGCACTCCTGTTCTTCTGCGAAAAATTGAGCAGGATCATCCTGGAGCGGATCAGTCTCATGATATGTTTGTGAGAAACGATACGGTGTATGCCAGTATGAGTTACAGCGGTCTGTTTATTTATAAGTGGACAGGAACCAATTTTCAGCAGATAAACTCACTGACTACCTATCCCAGCCAGGGATATAATCACAGCACCTCACTGACACCTGACGGCAAGACCCTCATCATGCTGGATGAAGTTCCCACCGGATTGCCGTGTAAAAGCGTGGATGTAACCAATTTGACAAACATCAGCGTACTCACCACATTCAGGTCTACCACCACAAGTACTGCCACTCCGCATAATCCATTTGTGGTAAATAATAACCGTGTGGTCATCGCTTATTACCAGGACGGAGTACAGATTTTTGACATTTCGAATCCCTCCAATCCGGTGCGCACAGGTTATTATGACACCAATCCCACCAATTGCCCGTCGTGTCCGAACCCCAACTACTCCGGTTGCTGGGGCGCCTATGTAGATCTTCCGAGCGGGATTGTTATTGCTTCAGACATGCAGAACGGCTTATTTGTTCTGGATGCCAACGGTGCACTGGTAACGGATGAGGAATCGGAAGTGATGGCAAGTCATCCTTCACTCTATCCGAATCCCGCCAGACATAAGACAACGCTTTCCGTTTCTTTAAAGAAAGATGCCGATGCGGTTGTATGTGTTACAGATCTTTATGGAAAGACCTTGCTCCATATTCAGCACCATTTCACGGCCGGAGGCAACACACTGGAGATTGACACGAAGCAATTGTCAGCCGGTATTTATTTTGTGAAAGTTTCGGGGGAAGGTTTTTCCTCTACCGGAAAACTGGTCGTCGAATAG
- a CDS encoding glucosaminidase domain-containing protein, producing the protein MRLFLKYWFLAISVLFSGFITAQPAEYKLTADEYVEKYKEDAVKEMLLHGVPASITLAQGMLESGNGNSALAVYANNHFGIKCHAEWTGATFIQDDDATNECFRKYNSVLESYGDHSLFLKTRPRYSFLFDLQITDYKGWANGLKSAGYATDPNYAYRLIEIIEKHNLNDLDKMTMVPVEKKDNGKKVKNVPRVTSKTHLTVKLNNGRKYVIAREGDTYSKIAGEFDLGTNLIYKYNDRGLDDALKKGEIVYIQPKKKKSEKQKVHIVKSGETLHGISQKYGIKLKYLYKWNGFDANSSVKPGDSVKLRK; encoded by the coding sequence ATGCGCCTTTTCTTAAAATATTGGTTCTTAGCTATTTCAGTCCTGTTTTCAGGCTTCATCACTGCACAGCCGGCAGAGTATAAGCTCACAGCGGATGAGTATGTAGAGAAGTATAAAGAGGATGCCGTAAAGGAAATGCTCCTCCACGGCGTACCCGCCAGTATCACGCTAGCACAGGGTATGCTGGAAAGCGGGAATGGGAATTCTGCCCTTGCCGTATATGCCAATAACCATTTCGGGATCAAATGCCATGCGGAATGGACCGGCGCAACGTTCATTCAGGACGATGATGCAACCAATGAATGTTTCCGGAAGTACAATTCTGTACTCGAATCCTATGGCGATCACTCACTCTTTCTGAAAACCAGGCCCCGGTATTCATTTTTGTTTGATCTGCAGATTACTGATTACAAGGGTTGGGCGAACGGATTGAAATCGGCCGGGTATGCCACCGATCCCAACTATGCCTACCGCCTCATTGAGATTATCGAGAAACACAATCTGAATGATTTGGATAAAATGACCATGGTTCCTGTGGAGAAAAAAGACAATGGGAAGAAGGTGAAGAATGTTCCCAGGGTTACATCGAAGACGCATCTTACAGTGAAGTTGAATAACGGCCGGAAGTATGTGATCGCCAGAGAAGGAGATACGTATTCAAAAATCGCCGGTGAGTTTGATTTGGGAACTAACCTGATCTACAAATATAACGACCGGGGTCTCGACGATGCGCTGAAAAAGGGAGAGATAGTGTACATTCAGCCCAAGAAGAAAAAGTCAGAGAAGCAAAAGGTTCATATTGTGAAAAGCGGGGAAACATTGCACGGTATTTCTCAGAAATACGGCATCAAATTGAAATACCTTTACAAATGGAACGGGTTTGATGCCAATTCATCTGTCAAACCCGGTGACAGCGTCAAGTTACGTAAGTAA
- the der gene encoding ribosome biogenesis GTPase Der produces the protein MSNIIAIVGRPNVGKSTLFNRLVGQRKAIVDSVAGVTRDRHYGKGDWNGFEYSVIDTGGYVHGSEDIFEAEIRKQVKLGVDEARLILFVVDAEEGITPLDEEIAELLRRSGKKVLLTANKTDNTKRINESAEFYALGLGEVYPIAAVSGTGTGELMDEVVKYLEKDVPDPEAGLPRFAIVGRPNVGKSSLLNALIGQERTIVTPIAGTTRDSINTRYNFYGHDFMLVDTAGIRRKAKVKEDLEFYSVMRSIRAIEDADVCLLLIDASQGLEAQDLAIFHLIEENRKGVVIVVNKWDLVEKDTNTPKKVEEEIRKKLAPFKDVPVVFTSALTRQRILKALEMAGHVYQNKTRRISTRELNDVMLPIIENTSPPGIKGKEIRIKFVTQLPGKNPNFAFYANLPQYVPESYRRFLENQLREKFDYCGVPIEVVMKKK, from the coding sequence ATGAGTAACATTATTGCAATTGTGGGAAGACCTAATGTTGGCAAGAGCACGCTCTTTAACCGGCTGGTAGGTCAGCGAAAGGCCATTGTTGATTCGGTGGCAGGCGTTACCCGCGACCGGCACTATGGGAAGGGCGACTGGAACGGTTTTGAATACTCAGTAATAGATACCGGAGGATATGTTCACGGATCGGAAGATATCTTTGAAGCGGAAATCCGGAAACAGGTAAAACTGGGAGTGGATGAGGCACGGTTGATTTTATTTGTTGTAGATGCGGAGGAAGGTATCACACCCTTGGATGAGGAAATTGCCGAGTTGCTGCGCCGAAGCGGAAAAAAAGTGCTGCTAACGGCCAATAAAACAGACAACACCAAGCGAATTAACGAATCGGCAGAGTTCTATGCGCTCGGATTGGGGGAGGTTTATCCCATTGCTGCCGTGAGCGGCACCGGCACCGGTGAACTCATGGATGAAGTGGTGAAGTACCTCGAGAAGGATGTACCAGACCCTGAAGCCGGTTTGCCTCGGTTCGCCATCGTGGGAAGACCCAATGTGGGAAAATCAAGCTTACTCAATGCGCTGATCGGTCAGGAGCGTACCATTGTTACCCCTATCGCAGGTACTACACGTGATTCCATTAACACGCGGTATAATTTTTACGGACATGATTTTATGCTTGTAGATACGGCCGGCATCCGCAGAAAAGCGAAAGTGAAAGAAGATCTTGAATTCTATTCAGTCATGCGCTCTATACGTGCCATTGAAGATGCAGATGTCTGCTTGCTGCTGATTGATGCTTCGCAGGGACTGGAAGCCCAGGATCTCGCGATATTTCACCTCATCGAGGAAAACAGGAAAGGGGTGGTGATTGTGGTGAACAAATGGGATCTCGTGGAAAAGGATACAAATACCCCGAAGAAGGTAGAGGAGGAAATACGAAAAAAACTGGCTCCCTTCAAGGATGTTCCGGTGGTGTTTACTTCTGCACTAACCCGGCAAAGAATTTTAAAAGCCCTGGAAATGGCAGGTCATGTCTATCAGAACAAAACACGCAGGATTTCTACGCGTGAACTGAATGATGTGATGCTCCCTATTATTGAAAATACAAGTCCGCCGGGCATCAAAGGAAAGGAAATACGTATCAAATTCGTTACGCAGCTGCCCGGTAAGAATCCGAATTTCGCTTTCTATGCGAACCTGCCCCAGTATGTTCCTGAATCTTACCGGCGCTTTCTGGAAAACCAGCTGCGTGAAAAATTTGATTACTGCGGTGTACCCATCGAAGTGGTGATGAAGAAAAAGTAA
- the era gene encoding GTPase Era, which produces MPLSDTNNNFRSGFVNLLGNPNAGKSTLMNALIGEKLSIITYKAQTTRHRIMGIMSGKDFQVVYSDTPGFVDPAYKLHESMNETIREAINDADIFVLVVDVKDDRIVPDAVLERISAANVPLIIALNKSDLIRTEQLLTLASQWQKKFPQAEVVPVSALKSRNVEKVFDLVMKYLPVHPPYYDTDTLTTRTTRFFVAEMIREKIFLYTEKEIPYASEVVIDSYKEEGRLDRIHATIFVERDTQRSILIGKNGSMLKKIGTEARLDMEEFLGKKVFLELFVKVDKDWRNQPGKLKRYGY; this is translated from the coding sequence ATGCCACTTTCCGACACCAACAATAACTTTCGCTCAGGATTTGTTAATCTGCTTGGAAATCCGAATGCAGGAAAGTCTACGCTTATGAATGCGTTGATCGGGGAAAAACTTTCTATTATTACCTATAAGGCTCAGACTACCAGGCACCGGATCATGGGAATTATGAGCGGGAAGGACTTCCAGGTTGTGTACTCCGACACTCCCGGATTTGTGGATCCGGCATACAAGCTTCATGAGTCCATGAATGAAACGATCCGGGAGGCGATCAACGACGCGGATATCTTTGTCCTGGTTGTGGATGTGAAGGATGATCGCATAGTGCCGGATGCTGTGCTTGAACGAATCTCAGCGGCAAATGTACCGCTGATTATCGCCTTGAATAAGTCGGACCTTATCAGAACTGAGCAGTTACTCACCCTCGCATCCCAATGGCAAAAAAAGTTTCCGCAGGCAGAAGTTGTTCCGGTATCTGCACTGAAATCCAGGAATGTGGAGAAGGTGTTTGATCTGGTAATGAAGTATCTCCCGGTGCATCCGCCTTATTATGATACCGATACGCTGACTACCCGGACTACCCGTTTTTTTGTGGCCGAGATGATCCGGGAAAAAATCTTCCTATACACAGAAAAGGAGATTCCCTATGCAAGTGAAGTGGTGATCGATTCCTACAAAGAGGAAGGCAGGCTGGACCGCATTCATGCCACCATTTTTGTAGAGCGAGATACCCAGCGGTCTATTCTCATCGGCAAGAACGGCAGTATGCTGAAGAAAATAGGCACGGAGGCGCGCCTGGATATGGAAGAATTCCTCGGCAAAAAAGTTTTTCTTGAACTTTTTGTAAAGGTGGATAAAGACTGGAGGAACCAGCCGGGAAAATTGAAGCGGTATGGCTATTAA
- a CDS encoding alpha/beta fold hydrolase: MKLYFRKYGEGPAVIILHGLFGQSDNWNSIARRIGESGFTALPADLRNHGLSPQSEEWDYRMMAEDVAQLIIDNDLESVHLIGHSMGGKAAMQLCLLHPGLVEKMIICDIAPKAYPRQHDDVLNVLLNAPLSSFDSRKEAETYMLGAVPDAGVAQFLLKNIYRSEAGVFAWRFNLPVIARHYAAVTVAIAGPPVNNRVLFLRGDRSSYVRDEDFRDALRLFPNARLETISNSGHWIHAEQPEAFFHSAMRFLNEPVH, encoded by the coding sequence ATGAAATTATACTTCCGCAAATACGGGGAAGGCCCGGCTGTGATTATCCTGCATGGACTGTTCGGACAGAGTGATAACTGGAACTCTATAGCCAGGCGAATAGGAGAGAGCGGCTTCACGGCATTGCCCGCAGACCTCAGGAACCACGGTCTCTCTCCGCAGAGTGAGGAATGGGATTACCGGATGATGGCGGAAGATGTAGCACAGCTGATTATAGACAATGACCTTGAAAGCGTGCATCTCATCGGCCATTCAATGGGAGGAAAAGCGGCCATGCAGCTGTGTCTCCTTCATCCGGGATTGGTAGAGAAAATGATTATCTGTGATATCGCTCCTAAAGCGTACCCCCGGCAGCATGATGATGTTCTGAATGTATTGCTGAATGCACCGCTGAGCTCCTTTGATTCCAGGAAAGAAGCGGAAACGTATATGTTGGGCGCTGTTCCGGACGCCGGGGTGGCTCAGTTCCTGCTTAAAAATATCTACCGGAGTGAAGCCGGAGTTTTCGCCTGGCGATTCAACCTTCCGGTGATCGCCCGGCACTACGCAGCGGTTACAGTGGCCATTGCCGGACCGCCGGTAAATAATCGGGTTCTTTTCCTGAGAGGAGACCGTAGTTCTTATGTTCGTGACGAGGATTTCCGGGATGCACTCCGGCTGTTCCCGAACGCCCGCCTGGAAACAATTAGTAATTCAGGGCACTGGATCCATGCTGAACAGCCGGAAGCGTTCTTCCATAGTGCGATGCGTTTTTTAAATGAACCGGTACACTGA
- a CDS encoding pyridoxine 5'-phosphate synthase: MIRLSVNINKFATLRNSRGGAIPDVVKAAQDAERFGAQGVTVHPRPDERHIRYSDVRAIRPLIKTEFNIEGNPGEQKFVDLVLGVKPQQVTLVPDEQGQLTSDHGWDTLRYRDYLRNIISVFRKEGIRTSIFVNADPVMITGAAETGTDRIELYTESYAREFAQDPAKAVDPFVSAARKALELGLGINAGHDLDMNNLSFFCRHVPGLLEVSIGHALVSDALYLGFENTIQLYLAQLR; this comes from the coding sequence GTGATCCGGTTAAGTGTTAATATCAACAAGTTTGCCACGCTGCGAAATTCCCGGGGTGGTGCTATTCCTGATGTGGTGAAAGCTGCACAGGACGCTGAGCGTTTTGGGGCGCAGGGTGTAACCGTGCACCCGCGTCCGGATGAACGTCACATACGTTATTCGGATGTGCGGGCGATACGCCCGCTGATAAAAACAGAATTCAATATTGAAGGCAACCCGGGTGAACAGAAATTTGTTGATCTGGTTCTCGGCGTGAAACCACAGCAGGTAACCCTGGTTCCTGATGAACAAGGGCAGCTTACCTCTGACCACGGTTGGGATACACTTCGCTACCGTGATTACCTGAGAAATATTATTTCTGTTTTTCGTAAGGAGGGTATCCGTACCTCCATTTTTGTGAACGCGGATCCGGTTATGATAACAGGTGCCGCGGAAACGGGAACGGACAGAATCGAACTTTATACGGAATCCTACGCCCGCGAATTCGCACAGGATCCCGCAAAAGCGGTGGACCCGTTTGTCAGCGCGGCCCGAAAAGCCCTGGAGCTCGGACTGGGAATAAACGCGGGGCACGACCTGGATATGAATAATCTTTCGTTTTTTTGCCGCCATGTTCCCGGCTTGCTGGAGGTATCCATAGGGCATGCCCTTGTATCCGATGCCCTCTATCTGGGATTCGAAAATACCATTCAACTTTACCTGGCACAACTACGATGA
- a CDS encoding CBS domain-containing protein yields the protein MIARELISDEVPPLKTTDTGTRALKWMEEFRVHHLPVIRGKEFLGIISDTDLLDLHSAKQTLANLKVNLSQAHVFEHQHVFEVLKIISALHLTVIPVLDEHRQFKGVITARRLMQIIADMPFVNEPGAILMLEMNDHDYSMAHIAQIIEGNDAKILSAYITARYSEGKIEVTLKVNKEDLSGILQTFHRYNYTVKASFHQSEHDEDMRRRFDAFMNYLNV from the coding sequence ATGATTGCCAGAGAACTGATCAGTGACGAAGTGCCGCCGCTAAAGACCACGGACACAGGTACCCGCGCGCTGAAATGGATGGAAGAATTCAGAGTACATCACCTCCCGGTGATCCGGGGGAAGGAGTTTCTCGGTATCATTTCAGACACGGATCTTCTGGACCTGCATTCTGCCAAGCAAACGCTTGCCAACCTGAAGGTCAATCTTTCCCAGGCGCATGTGTTTGAGCACCAGCACGTATTCGAAGTACTCAAGATCATTTCAGCCCTTCATCTTACCGTTATACCCGTGCTGGACGAACACCGGCAGTTCAAGGGAGTGATCACGGCCAGGCGACTCATGCAGATCATTGCCGATATGCCTTTTGTGAACGAACCCGGTGCCATTCTTATGCTGGAAATGAATGATCACGATTATTCCATGGCACATATCGCCCAGATCATAGAGGGTAACGATGCCAAGATCCTCAGCGCCTATATTACGGCACGCTACAGTGAAGGTAAGATTGAAGTTACCCTGAAAGTGAACAAGGAAGATCTTTCCGGGATCCTGCAGACTTTCCACAGATACAACTATACGGTAAAAGCCTCTTTCCACCAGAGTGAACATGATGAGGACATGAGACGTCGTTTTGACGCTTTCATGAACTATCTTAACGTCTGA